A part of Ursus arctos isolate Adak ecotype North America chromosome X, UrsArc2.0, whole genome shotgun sequence genomic DNA contains:
- the LOC113265956 gene encoding LOW QUALITY PROTEIN: elongation factor 1-alpha 1-like (The sequence of the model RefSeq protein was modified relative to this genomic sequence to represent the inferred CDS: substituted 1 base at 1 genomic stop codon), with protein MKTTTKLKVRKEKTHINIVVGQIDSNKSTTTGHPIYKCGGINKRTIEKLEKEAAEMEKGSFNYAWVLDKLKAECECGITIDTSLWKFKTSKYYVMIIDAPGHRDFIKNVITGTSRADCAVLIVAAGVGEFEAGISKNGQTCEHAFLAYTLGVKQLIVGVNKMDSAEPPYSQKRYEEIVKEVGTYIKKIGYNPDTVAFVPLAGWNGDKCXRASVRGWKFTHKDGNASGTTLLEALDCILPPTRPTDKPLHLPLQYVYKIGGIGAVPVGRVDTGVLKPGMVVTFAPVNVTTEVKSVEMHHEALSEAPPGDKVGFTVRNISVKDVHRGNVADESKNDPPMEAAGFTAQVIILNHPGQISAGYAPVLDCHTAHIACKFAELKEKINHRSGKKLEDGPKFLKSGDAAIIDTVPGKPMCVESFSDYPPLGRSAVRDMRQTVAVGVIKAVDEKAAGAGKVIKSAQKAQKAK; from the coding sequence ATGAAAACTACCACTAAACTTaaagtgagaaaggaaaagactCATATCAACATCGTTGTTGGACAAATAGATTCGAACAAGTCTACCACTACTGGTCATCCAATCTACAAATGTGGTGGGATCAACAAAAGAACTATCGAAAAATTGGAGAAGGAGGCTGCTGAGATGGAAAAGGGCTCCTTCAATTATGCCTGGGTCTTGGATAAACTGAAAGCTGAATGTGAATGTGGTATCACCATTGATACCTCCCTGTGGAAATTCAAAACCAGTAAGTATTATGTGATGATCATTGATGCTCCAGGACACAGAGACTTTATCAAAAACGTGATCACAGGCACATCTCGGGCTGACTGTGCTGTCCTGATTGTTGCTGCTGGTGTTGGTGAATTTGAAGCAGGTATCTCCAAGAATGGGCAGACCTGTGAGCATGCCTTTCTGGCTTACACACTGGGTGTAAAACAACTAATTGTTGGTGTTAACAAAATGGATTCCGCTGAGCCACCCTACAGCCAGAAGAGATACGAGGAAATTGTTAAGGAAGTCGgcacctacattaagaaaattgGCTACAACCCCGACACAGTAGCATTTGTGCCACTTGCTGGTTGGAATGGTGACAAGTGCTAACGTGCCTCGGTTCGAGGATGGAAATTCACCCATAAAGATGGGAATGCCAGTGGAACCACACTGCTTGAAGCTCTGGATTGCATTCTGCCACCAACTCGTCCAACAGACAAGCCCTTGCATCTGCCTCTCCAGTATGTCTACAAAATTGGTGGTATTGGTGCTGTCCCTGTGGGCCGAGTGGACACTGGTGTTCTTAAACCTGGCATGGTGGTCACCTTTGCTCCAGTCAATGTTACAACAGAAGTAAAGTCTGTTGAAATGCACCATGAAGCTTTGAGTGAGGCTCCTCCTGGGGACAAGGTGGGGTTCACTGTCAGGAACATATCTGTCAAAGATGTTCATCGTGGCAATGTGGCTGATGAGAGCAAAAATGACCCACCAATGGAAGCAGCTGGTTTCACGGCTCAGGTGATTATCCTGAACCATCCAGGCCAAATCAGTGCTGGATATGCACCTGTGCTGGATTGTCACACAGCTCACATTGCTTGCAAGTTTGCTGAGCTGAAGGAGAAGATAAATCATCGTTCTGGAAAAAAGCTGGAAGATGGCCCCAAGTTCTTGAAGTCTGGTGATGCTGCCATCATTGATACAGTTCCTGGCAAGCCTATGTGTGTTGAGAGCTTCTCTGACTATCCTCCTCTGGGCCGTTCTGCTGTTCGTGACATGAGACAGACGGTTGCTGTGGGTGTCATCAAAGCAGTGGACGAGAAGGCAGCTGGAGCTGGCAAGGTCATCAAGTCTGCTCAGAAAGCTCAGAAGGCTAAATGA